One genomic segment of Procambarus clarkii isolate CNS0578487 chromosome 34, FALCON_Pclarkii_2.0, whole genome shotgun sequence includes these proteins:
- the LOC138371037 gene encoding uncharacterized protein — MRSRQERQLNTFHMRNLRRILDITWKDHVTNKTLLKITEVPSMFTLLNQRRMRWLGHVTRMVDGRILKDLLHGELASGRRPTGRHQLRFKDACKRDLKQMNFEINTWEAVAAERSAWRCKVQKGLQQLED, encoded by the coding sequence atgcgctctcgccaggagagacagctcaatacctttcacatgcggaacctgagacgcatccttgacatcacgtggaaagaccacgtaACCAACAAAACACTACTCAAGATAACAgaagtcccttcaatgttcactctcctgaaccagagacgcatgcgatggctgggacacGTCACACGCATGGTCGATGGCCGCATACTGAAGGACCTCTTgcatggagaactggcatcaggaaggagacccaccggaagacatcagctgcgtttcaaagatgcctgcaaacgcgacctcaagcagatgaacttcgaaatcaacacttgggaggcagtaGCTGCAGagagatctgcctggagatgcaaagtgcagaagggactccagcaattagAGGATtaa